Proteins co-encoded in one Methanothermobacter sp. genomic window:
- the dapB gene encoding 4-hydroxy-tetrahydrodipicolinate reductase, translated as MIRVAVSGACGRMGSRIVRRITKEDDMEVVAAIEAPNTPFKGKDVGEVVGIGPIGVKVTPAEELEEVLKDSKPDVVVDFTIADAAVNTVEKASKLGINLVVGTTGFSTEQLEKIRKDVKEGNVKAIIAPNMAVGVNVFFKVLEELSKLLPDYNVEIIEAHHKHKKDAPSGTALKALEIISAATGRDPDKVSVYGRRGLIGERSDDEIGVHAIRAGDIVGDHIVLFAGEGERLEMIHRAHSREAFVGGVIRALRFIEKAEPGKISDMKDVLGIR; from the coding sequence ATGATCAGGGTAGCGGTAAGCGGTGCTTGTGGCCGGATGGGTTCAAGAATCGTGAGGAGAATAACAAAAGAGGATGACATGGAAGTTGTGGCAGCCATAGAAGCGCCCAACACACCATTTAAAGGAAAGGATGTTGGAGAGGTTGTAGGTATAGGTCCAATCGGAGTTAAGGTAACCCCCGCAGAAGAATTAGAGGAGGTCCTCAAGGATTCGAAACCTGATGTAGTTGTTGATTTCACAATAGCGGATGCGGCGGTAAATACTGTAGAGAAGGCTTCAAAACTTGGCATCAACCTCGTGGTGGGGACAACAGGTTTTTCAACTGAACAGTTAGAAAAGATTAGAAAAGACGTCAAGGAAGGTAATGTTAAGGCTATAATTGCACCTAACATGGCTGTGGGCGTTAACGTCTTCTTCAAGGTACTTGAGGAACTTTCAAAACTTTTACCGGATTATAATGTTGAGATCATAGAAGCACACCATAAACATAAAAAGGACGCGCCATCAGGAACTGCTTTAAAGGCATTGGAGATAATATCAGCCGCTACTGGGAGAGACCCTGATAAGGTGAGCGTATATGGCAGGAGGGGTCTTATAGGTGAACGTTCAGATGATGAAATAGGAGTACACGCCATAAGGGCTGGTGATATAGTAGGAGACCATATAGTGCTTTTCGCTGGTGAGGGTGAAAGACTTGAGATGATCCATAGGGCACATAGCAGAGAAGCCTTTGTTGGTGGTGTTATCCGGGCCCTTAGATTTATAGAAAAAGCAGAACCAGGCAAAATATCAGATATGAAGGATGTATTAGGAATCAGGTGA